A genomic window from Buteo buteo chromosome 13, bButBut1.hap1.1, whole genome shotgun sequence includes:
- the SPATA20 gene encoding spermatogenesis-associated protein 20 has protein sequence MLAAPLRRARRCAFLTGSVTMATGGTTSPPSVPRHTNRLINEKSPYLLQHAHNPVDWYPWGQEAFDKAKKENKLIFLSVGYSTCHWCHVMEEESFKNKEIGEIMNKNFVCIKVDREERPDVDKVYMTFVQATSGGGGWPMSVWLTPDLKPFVGGTYFPPEDGVHRVGFRTVLLRIAEQWKENKEALLENSQKILEALLYRSEIHVQGQESPPPSKEVMATCFKQLSNSYDEDYGGFSESPKFPTPVNLNFLFTYWALHRTTPEGARALQMALHTLKMMAHGGIHDHIGQGFHRYSTDQHWHVPHFEKMLYDQGQLAATYSRAFQISGDEFFASVAQDILLYVSRDLSDQAGGFYSAEDADSYPTTASEKKREGAFCVWTAEEIRALLPDSVEGATEGTTLGDVFMHHYGVKETGNVSPMKDPHQELKGKNVLIVRCSPELTASRFGLEPGRLGALLQEGRRRLSTARAQRPRPHLDTKMLAAWNGLMISGFAQAGAALAEQEYVSRATQAAAFLRRHLFDPASGRLLRSCYRGKDNTVEQSAVPIQGFLEDYVFVIQALFDLYEASLEQGWLEWALQLQHMQDKLFWDPKGFAYFSSEAGDPSLLLRLKDDQDGAEPTPNSVTVTNLLRAACYSGHTEWVEKAGQILAAFSERLRKIPIALPEMARATAVFHHTLKQVVICGDPQGEDTKEMLRCVHSVFSPNKVLMLADGDSTGFLYRQLPFLASLERKDGKATAYLCSNFACSLPITSPQELRGMLCS, from the exons atgTTGGCGGCGCCGCTGCGCCGGGCCCGCag GTGCGCGTTTCTAACTGGGAGCGTGACCATGGCCACGGGGGGGACAACCAGCCCCCCCAGCGTCCCTCGTCACACCAACCGCCTGATCAACGAGAAGTCCCCCTACCTCCTGCAGCACGCTCACAACCCCGTGGACTG GTACCCTTGGGGTCAGGAAGCCTTtgataaagcaaagaaagaaaacaagctgaTATTCCTGTCAG ttggCTACTCCACCTGCCACTGGTGCCACGTGATGGAGGAGGAGTCCTTCAAGAACAAGGAGATCGGGGAGATTATGAACAAGAACTTCGTATGCATCAAAGTGGATCGTGAGGAGCGGCCAGATGTGGACAAAGTGTACATGACCTTCGTGCAG GCAACCAGTGGTGGAGGTGGCTGGCCGATGAGTGTCTGGCTGACTCCAGACCTCAAGCCCTTTGTAGGGGGGACGTACTTCCCACCCGAAGATGGAGTTCATCGTGTTGGCTTTCGGACTGTGCTGCTCCGAATCGCAGAGCAG TGGAAGGAGAACAAAGAGGCCCTGTTGGAGAACAGCCAGAAGATCCTGGAAGCATTGCTATACAGGTCTGAGATCCATGTGCAGGGCCAGGAGTCACCCCCACCATCCAAAGAGGTGATGGCCACCTGTTTCAAGCAGCTCTCCAACTCTTACGATGAGGACTACGGTGGCTTTTCTGAATCCCCCAAGTTCCCCACCCCAG TGAACTTGAATTTCCTCTTCACGTACTGGGCCCTGCACCGAACAACTCCAGAAGGTGCCCGGGCACTGCAGATGGCTCTGCATACCCTCAAGATGATGGCCCATGGGGGCATCCATGACCACATCGGTCAG GGCTTTCACCGCTACTCCACTGACCAGCACTGGCACGTCCCTCACTTTGAGAAGATGCTGTATGACCAGGGGCAGCTGGCAGCCACGTATAGCAGAGCGTTTCAG ATCTCTGGCGATGAATTCTTTGCCAGTGTCGCCCAAGACATTCTGCTCTATGTCTCGCGGGACCTGAGTGACCAG GCTGGAGGTTTCTACAGTGCAGAAGATGCTGATTCCTACCCGACCACTGCATCCGAAAAGAAGCGAGAAGGAGCTTTCTGTGTGTGGACGGCCGAGGAAATTCGGGCTCTCCTTCCTGACTCTGTTGAAGGGGCCACAGAGGGGACGACCCTGGGAGATGTCTTCATGCACCACTACGGAGTGAAGGAGACTGGCAACGTGAGCCCCATGAAG GACCCCCATCAGGAGCTGAAGGGCAAGAACGTCCTTATTGTTCGATGCTCCCCGGAGCTGACGGCGTCCCGGTTTGGGCTGGAGCCGGGGCGGCTGGGTGCCCTCCTGCAGGAGGGCCGGCGGAGGCTGTCCACAGCCCGGGCACAGCGGCCGCGGCCACACTTGGACACCAAGATGCTGGCGGCATGGAATG GGCTGATGATCTCAGGCTTTGCccaggctggggcagccctggccGAGCAGGAGTACGTGAGCCGGGCTacgcaggcagctgccttccTGCGGAGACACCTTTTTGACCCTGCCAGTGGGAGGTTGCTGCGGAGCTGCTACCGGGGCAAAGACAACACGGTGGAGCAGAG CGCCGTGCCCATCCAGGGCTTCCTGGAGGATTACGTCTTTGTCATCCAGGCTCTCTTTGACCTGTATGAAGCCTCGttggagcagggctggctggagtgggccctgcagctccagcacaTGCAAGACAAGCTCTTCTGGGACCCCAAAGGCTTTGCGTATTTCTCCAGCGAGGCTGGCGatccctctctgctcctgcgCCTGAAAGATG ACCAAGATGGAGCAGAGCCCACTCCCAACTCTGTCACTGTCACAAACCTGCTCCGAGCAGCTTGTTACTCCGGCCATACAGAGTGGGTGGAAAAAGCCGGGCAGATCTTGGCTGCCTTCTCAGAGAGGCTGCGGAAGATCCCAATAGCCCTGCCAGAGATGGCCCGGGCCACCGCTGTGTTCCATCACACCCTCAAACAG GTGGTTATCTGTGGGGACCCCCAGGGAGAAGACACCAAAGAGATGCTGCGCTGTGTCCACTCCGTCTTCAGCCCAAACAAG GTGCTGATGCTAGCAGATGGAGACAGCACTGGGTTCCTCTACCGCCAGTTGCCTTTCCTTGCATCCCTGGAGAGGAAGGACGGGAAAGCCACCGCCTATCTCTGCAGCAACTTCGCCTGTTCCCTGCCCATCACCTCTCCCCAGGAGCTGCGTGGGATGCTCTGCTCGTGA
- the EPN3 gene encoding epsin-3 isoform X1: MTTSALRRQVKNIVHNYSEAEIKVREATSNDPWGPPSSLMSEIADLTFNTVAFAEVMGMIWRRLNDSGKNWRHVYKALTLLDYLIKTGSEKVTHQCRENLYTIQTLKDFQYVDRDGKDQGINIREKVKQVMALLKDEERLKQERAHALQTKERMALEGMGSGSHQVSYGRRASPYGDDYGRARGSPSSFNSSSSSPRFASDLEQARPQTTGEEELQLQLALAMSREEAEKKPLPPISSTDEERQLQLALALSKEEHEKEVRTWQGENSLLQRASEETTQGKEEEEEEDKMKKSQSSILELADIFGPAPAPSSHTSADPWDMPDMKPKAEPAASAWSGATDPWVPVPAAGGEPLSQASTSSQQTSAGPWDFPPGTTAASDPWGKAPLSSGFPAADPWGTASPPSQVSGSTPAADPWAAVAEQPPNPAPGGDAFDLFAKPPEPAEPPEQEPSQPPSSAKSNSPVELDPFGDLFPSTRQDGAKSFDLANLADSLPESGKERKDCKTPEAFLGPAASSLVNLDSLVAPAPASKTRNPFLSGLSTPSPTNPFSLAEQPKPTLNQMRTSSPVPGLPAALPANSMTYSASLPLPLSSVPAAAAALPASASAFPQAGTFPELPSNLPQPLLPLSGPPAPPSAPGGLNPFL, translated from the exons ATGACGACCTCGGCGCTGCGCCGGCAGGTGAAAAACATCGTGCACAACTACTCGGAGGCAGAGATCAAGGTGCGGGAGGCCACCTCCAATgatccctggggaccccccagcTCCTTGATGTCAGAGATCGCCGACCTCACCTTCAACACGGTGGCCTTCGCCGAGGTCATGGGCATGATATGGCGACGGCTGAACGACAGCGGCAAGAACTGGCGTCACGTCTACAAGGCCCTCACCCTCTTGGACTACCTCATCAAAACCGGCTCCGAGAAGGTGACCCACCAGTGCCGGGAGAACCTCTACACCATCCAGACGCTGAAGGACTTCCAGTATGTGGACCGCGATGGCAAGGACCAGGGCATCAACATCCGAGAGAAGGTGAAGCAGGTGATGGCGCTGCTGAAGGACGAGGAGCGGCTGAAGCAGGAGCGGGCGCACGCTCTGCAGACCAAGGAGCGCATGGCCCTCGAGGGCATGGGCAGCGGCAGCCACCAGGTCTCCTACGGCCGCCGTGCATCGCCCTACGGTGACGACTACGGCCGGGCGCGGGGCTCGCCCTCCTCCTTTAACT CATCATCCTCGTCCCCACGGTTTGCCTCCGACCTGGAGCAAGCGAGGCCCCAGACGACGGGCgaggaggagctgcagctgcagcttgcGCTGGCCATGAGTCGGGAAGAGGCGGAGAAG AAGCCACTTCCTCCAATTTCCAGTACAGATGAAGAAAGGCAATTGCAGCTAGCGCTCGCGCTGAGCAAAGAGGAGCACGAGAAG GAGGTGAGGACTTGGCAAGGGGAGAATTCCCTGCTGCAGAGAGCCTCGGAGGAGACTACccagggcaaggaggaagaggaggaagaagataaGATGAAGAAAAGCCAG TCCTCTATCCTGGAGCTGGCAGATATATTCGGACCGGCGCCAGCCCCCTCCAGCCACACGTCTGCCGACCCGTGGGATATGCCAG atatGAAGCCCAAAGCGGAGCCGGCAGCCTCTGCCTGGTCCGGTGCGACTGACCCCTGGGTGCCGGTCCCAGCTGCTGGCGGGGAGCCCCTCTCCCAGGCGAGCACCTCATCCCAGCAAACCTCTGCTGGGCCCTGGGACTTCCCCCCTGGCACCACTGCAGCCTCTGACCCTTGGGGGAAGGCACCCTTGTCTTCTGGCTTCCCTGCTGCGGACCCCTGGGGGACAgcatcccccccctcccaggtCTCTGGTTCTACACCAGCTGCCGATCCTTGGGCCGCTGTGGCCGAGCAACCTCCTAACCCTG CTCCAGGGGGGGACGCTTTCGACCTGTTTGCAAAGCCGCCCGAGCCAGCCGAGCCGCCGGAGCAAGAGCCCTCTCAGCCACCCTCCTCGGCCAAGTCCAACAGCCCCGTCG agctggaccccTTCGGCGACCTGTTCCCCAGCACCAGGCAGGATGGGGCGAAGAGCTTCGACCTCGCCAACCTGGCCGACTCCCTGCCCGAATCCGGCAAGGAGCGGAAGGACTGTAAAACCCCCGAGGCCTTCctcggccccgccgcctcctccttgGTCAACCTGGACTCCCTGGTCGCGCCCGCGCCGGCCTCCAAGACGCGCAACCCCTTTCTCTCGG GTCTGAGCACGCCGTCCCCCACCAACCCCTTCAGCCTCGCCGAGCAGCCCAAGCCGACGCTCAACCAGATGCGGACCAGCTCGCCGGTGCCCGGCCTGCCCGCCGCTCTCCCCGCCAACTCCATGACCTACAGCGCGTCCCTGCCGCTGCCCCTCAGCAgcgtccccgccgccgccgccgccctccccgcctccGCCAGTGCCTTTCCCCAGGCCGGCACTTTCCCCGAACTCCCCAGCAATTTGCCGCAGCCTTTACTACCGCTCagcggccccccggccccgccgtccGCTCCGGGGGGGCTCAACCCCTTCCTCTGA
- the EPN3 gene encoding epsin-3 isoform X2, translated as MTTSALRRQVKNIVHNYSEAEIKVREATSNDPWGPPSSLMSEIADLTFNTVAFAEVMGMIWRRLNDSGKNWRHVYKALTLLDYLIKTGSEKVTHQCRENLYTIQTLKDFQYVDRDGKDQGINIREKVKQVMALLKDEERLKQERAHALQTKERMALEGMGSGSHQVSYGRRASPYGDDYGRARGSPSSFNSSSSSPRFASDLEQARPQTTGEEELQLQLALAMSREEAEKEVRTWQGENSLLQRASEETTQGKEEEEEEDKMKKSQSSILELADIFGPAPAPSSHTSADPWDMPDMKPKAEPAASAWSGATDPWVPVPAAGGEPLSQASTSSQQTSAGPWDFPPGTTAASDPWGKAPLSSGFPAADPWGTASPPSQVSGSTPAADPWAAVAEQPPNPAPGGDAFDLFAKPPEPAEPPEQEPSQPPSSAKSNSPVELDPFGDLFPSTRQDGAKSFDLANLADSLPESGKERKDCKTPEAFLGPAASSLVNLDSLVAPAPASKTRNPFLSGLSTPSPTNPFSLAEQPKPTLNQMRTSSPVPGLPAALPANSMTYSASLPLPLSSVPAAAAALPASASAFPQAGTFPELPSNLPQPLLPLSGPPAPPSAPGGLNPFL; from the exons ATGACGACCTCGGCGCTGCGCCGGCAGGTGAAAAACATCGTGCACAACTACTCGGAGGCAGAGATCAAGGTGCGGGAGGCCACCTCCAATgatccctggggaccccccagcTCCTTGATGTCAGAGATCGCCGACCTCACCTTCAACACGGTGGCCTTCGCCGAGGTCATGGGCATGATATGGCGACGGCTGAACGACAGCGGCAAGAACTGGCGTCACGTCTACAAGGCCCTCACCCTCTTGGACTACCTCATCAAAACCGGCTCCGAGAAGGTGACCCACCAGTGCCGGGAGAACCTCTACACCATCCAGACGCTGAAGGACTTCCAGTATGTGGACCGCGATGGCAAGGACCAGGGCATCAACATCCGAGAGAAGGTGAAGCAGGTGATGGCGCTGCTGAAGGACGAGGAGCGGCTGAAGCAGGAGCGGGCGCACGCTCTGCAGACCAAGGAGCGCATGGCCCTCGAGGGCATGGGCAGCGGCAGCCACCAGGTCTCCTACGGCCGCCGTGCATCGCCCTACGGTGACGACTACGGCCGGGCGCGGGGCTCGCCCTCCTCCTTTAACT CATCATCCTCGTCCCCACGGTTTGCCTCCGACCTGGAGCAAGCGAGGCCCCAGACGACGGGCgaggaggagctgcagctgcagcttgcGCTGGCCATGAGTCGGGAAGAGGCGGAGAAG GAGGTGAGGACTTGGCAAGGGGAGAATTCCCTGCTGCAGAGAGCCTCGGAGGAGACTACccagggcaaggaggaagaggaggaagaagataaGATGAAGAAAAGCCAG TCCTCTATCCTGGAGCTGGCAGATATATTCGGACCGGCGCCAGCCCCCTCCAGCCACACGTCTGCCGACCCGTGGGATATGCCAG atatGAAGCCCAAAGCGGAGCCGGCAGCCTCTGCCTGGTCCGGTGCGACTGACCCCTGGGTGCCGGTCCCAGCTGCTGGCGGGGAGCCCCTCTCCCAGGCGAGCACCTCATCCCAGCAAACCTCTGCTGGGCCCTGGGACTTCCCCCCTGGCACCACTGCAGCCTCTGACCCTTGGGGGAAGGCACCCTTGTCTTCTGGCTTCCCTGCTGCGGACCCCTGGGGGACAgcatcccccccctcccaggtCTCTGGTTCTACACCAGCTGCCGATCCTTGGGCCGCTGTGGCCGAGCAACCTCCTAACCCTG CTCCAGGGGGGGACGCTTTCGACCTGTTTGCAAAGCCGCCCGAGCCAGCCGAGCCGCCGGAGCAAGAGCCCTCTCAGCCACCCTCCTCGGCCAAGTCCAACAGCCCCGTCG agctggaccccTTCGGCGACCTGTTCCCCAGCACCAGGCAGGATGGGGCGAAGAGCTTCGACCTCGCCAACCTGGCCGACTCCCTGCCCGAATCCGGCAAGGAGCGGAAGGACTGTAAAACCCCCGAGGCCTTCctcggccccgccgcctcctccttgGTCAACCTGGACTCCCTGGTCGCGCCCGCGCCGGCCTCCAAGACGCGCAACCCCTTTCTCTCGG GTCTGAGCACGCCGTCCCCCACCAACCCCTTCAGCCTCGCCGAGCAGCCCAAGCCGACGCTCAACCAGATGCGGACCAGCTCGCCGGTGCCCGGCCTGCCCGCCGCTCTCCCCGCCAACTCCATGACCTACAGCGCGTCCCTGCCGCTGCCCCTCAGCAgcgtccccgccgccgccgccgccctccccgcctccGCCAGTGCCTTTCCCCAGGCCGGCACTTTCCCCGAACTCCCCAGCAATTTGCCGCAGCCTTTACTACCGCTCagcggccccccggccccgccgtccGCTCCGGGGGGGCTCAACCCCTTCCTCTGA
- the EPN3 gene encoding epsin-3 isoform X3, whose amino-acid sequence MTTSALRRQVKNIVHNYSEAEIKVREATSNDPWGPPSSLMSEIADLTFNTVAFAEVMGMIWRRLNDSGKNWRHVYKALTLLDYLIKTGSEKVTHQCRENLYTIQTLKDFQYVDRDGKDQGINIREKVKQVMALLKDEERLKQERAHALQTKERMALEGMGSGSHQVSYGRRASPYGDDYGRARGSPSSFNSSSSSPRFASDLEQARPQTTGEEELQLQLALAMSREEAEKKPLPPISSTDEERQLQLALALSKEEHEKEVRTWQGENSLLQRASEETTQGKEEEEEEDKMKKSQSSILELADIFGPAPAPSSHTSADPWDMPDMKPKAEPAASAWSGATDPWVPVPAAGGEPLSQASTSSQQTSAGPWDFPPGTTAASDPWGKAPLSSGFPAADPWGTASPPSQVSGSTPAADPWAAVAEQPPNPELDPFGDLFPSTRQDGAKSFDLANLADSLPESGKERKDCKTPEAFLGPAASSLVNLDSLVAPAPASKTRNPFLSGLSTPSPTNPFSLAEQPKPTLNQMRTSSPVPGLPAALPANSMTYSASLPLPLSSVPAAAAALPASASAFPQAGTFPELPSNLPQPLLPLSGPPAPPSAPGGLNPFL is encoded by the exons ATGACGACCTCGGCGCTGCGCCGGCAGGTGAAAAACATCGTGCACAACTACTCGGAGGCAGAGATCAAGGTGCGGGAGGCCACCTCCAATgatccctggggaccccccagcTCCTTGATGTCAGAGATCGCCGACCTCACCTTCAACACGGTGGCCTTCGCCGAGGTCATGGGCATGATATGGCGACGGCTGAACGACAGCGGCAAGAACTGGCGTCACGTCTACAAGGCCCTCACCCTCTTGGACTACCTCATCAAAACCGGCTCCGAGAAGGTGACCCACCAGTGCCGGGAGAACCTCTACACCATCCAGACGCTGAAGGACTTCCAGTATGTGGACCGCGATGGCAAGGACCAGGGCATCAACATCCGAGAGAAGGTGAAGCAGGTGATGGCGCTGCTGAAGGACGAGGAGCGGCTGAAGCAGGAGCGGGCGCACGCTCTGCAGACCAAGGAGCGCATGGCCCTCGAGGGCATGGGCAGCGGCAGCCACCAGGTCTCCTACGGCCGCCGTGCATCGCCCTACGGTGACGACTACGGCCGGGCGCGGGGCTCGCCCTCCTCCTTTAACT CATCATCCTCGTCCCCACGGTTTGCCTCCGACCTGGAGCAAGCGAGGCCCCAGACGACGGGCgaggaggagctgcagctgcagcttgcGCTGGCCATGAGTCGGGAAGAGGCGGAGAAG AAGCCACTTCCTCCAATTTCCAGTACAGATGAAGAAAGGCAATTGCAGCTAGCGCTCGCGCTGAGCAAAGAGGAGCACGAGAAG GAGGTGAGGACTTGGCAAGGGGAGAATTCCCTGCTGCAGAGAGCCTCGGAGGAGACTACccagggcaaggaggaagaggaggaagaagataaGATGAAGAAAAGCCAG TCCTCTATCCTGGAGCTGGCAGATATATTCGGACCGGCGCCAGCCCCCTCCAGCCACACGTCTGCCGACCCGTGGGATATGCCAG atatGAAGCCCAAAGCGGAGCCGGCAGCCTCTGCCTGGTCCGGTGCGACTGACCCCTGGGTGCCGGTCCCAGCTGCTGGCGGGGAGCCCCTCTCCCAGGCGAGCACCTCATCCCAGCAAACCTCTGCTGGGCCCTGGGACTTCCCCCCTGGCACCACTGCAGCCTCTGACCCTTGGGGGAAGGCACCCTTGTCTTCTGGCTTCCCTGCTGCGGACCCCTGGGGGACAgcatcccccccctcccaggtCTCTGGTTCTACACCAGCTGCCGATCCTTGGGCCGCTGTGGCCGAGCAACCTCCTAACCCTG agctggaccccTTCGGCGACCTGTTCCCCAGCACCAGGCAGGATGGGGCGAAGAGCTTCGACCTCGCCAACCTGGCCGACTCCCTGCCCGAATCCGGCAAGGAGCGGAAGGACTGTAAAACCCCCGAGGCCTTCctcggccccgccgcctcctccttgGTCAACCTGGACTCCCTGGTCGCGCCCGCGCCGGCCTCCAAGACGCGCAACCCCTTTCTCTCGG GTCTGAGCACGCCGTCCCCCACCAACCCCTTCAGCCTCGCCGAGCAGCCCAAGCCGACGCTCAACCAGATGCGGACCAGCTCGCCGGTGCCCGGCCTGCCCGCCGCTCTCCCCGCCAACTCCATGACCTACAGCGCGTCCCTGCCGCTGCCCCTCAGCAgcgtccccgccgccgccgccgccctccccgcctccGCCAGTGCCTTTCCCCAGGCCGGCACTTTCCCCGAACTCCCCAGCAATTTGCCGCAGCCTTTACTACCGCTCagcggccccccggccccgccgtccGCTCCGGGGGGGCTCAACCCCTTCCTCTGA